A window of Procambarus clarkii isolate CNS0578487 chromosome 69, FALCON_Pclarkii_2.0, whole genome shotgun sequence contains these coding sequences:
- the LOC138355868 gene encoding serine/threonine-protein kinase ULK2-like — MATPMALGENKVSSLPRVEGKHLTRGKILDNGANATVFKGSLLYKGCSIKVAIKVPYFPDINKIENEAKVLHEVQGAGGAPILFGITREEPYSLVMTYCPGHTLGHYLLNHSTDDCLHAFVNLYTAVEELHSRGFSHNDLHSNNIILHKNSSDVKIHIIDMGHAKLLLRDSTDEGTTLDYKTLLIHANEIVQLLDNSSKYEALKRQVQGASHTFEGVRGIVEIMKTVLAAACPKER, encoded by the coding sequence ATGGCTACTCCAATGGCCTTAGGAGAAAATAAGGTCAGTTCCCTGCCTCGAGTGGAGGGCAAGCATCTCACCCGGGGGAAAATACTGGACAATGGCGCCAATGCCACCGTCTTCAAGGGCAGTCTCCTCTACAAGGGTTGCAGTATAAAAGTGGCTATCAAAGTACCATATTTtcctgatataaataaaatagaaaATGAAGCTAAAGTTTTGCATGAAGTACAGGGAGCAGGTGGAGCCCCAATATTGTTTGGCATTACCCGCGAAGAGCCATATAGCCTGGTAATGACCTATTGTCCCGGCCACACTCTTGGACACTATTTACTAAACCATAGTACTGACGACTGCCTTCATGCATTCGTCAACCTATATACTGCCGTTGAAGAGTTGCATTCTCGAGGGTTTTCGCATAATGATCTGCatagcaataatataattttgcaCAAAAATTCAAGTGATGTTAAAATTCACATAATTGATATGGGCCATGCAAAACTCTTATTGAGAGACTCAACTGACGAAGGAACTACACTTGATTATAAGACTCTTCTGATCCATGCAAATGAAATAGTACAATTATTAGACAACTCGAGCAAATATGAGGCATTAAAGAGACAGGTTCAAGGAGCCTCTCACACTTTTGAAGGTGTGAGAGGCATTGTGGAGATCATGAAGACTGTGTTGGCTGCTGCTTGTCCCAAAGAGCgttga